The Candidatus Liberimonas magnetica genome contains a region encoding:
- a CDS encoding helix-turn-helix domain-containing protein, producing the protein MKTSVSFDEIKKEALKNPEFKKAFDKAHTRALIAVQIEGLRKRYRLTQRQMAKKLKITQQTVSKIERHDNNVTIGTLEKIASMFHKQLVVEFR; encoded by the coding sequence ATGAAAACATCAGTGTCATTTGACGAAATTAAAAAAGAAGCATTAAAGAATCCAGAATTCAAGAAAGCCTTTGATAAAGCACATACAAGGGCTTTAATTGCCGTTCAGATTGAAGGATTAAGGAAAAGGTATCGCTTAACCCAGAGACAGATGGCAAAAAAACTTAAAATTACACAGCAGACTGTTTCAAAAATAGAGCGGCATGATAATAACGTAACCATAGGAACGTTAGAAAAAATAGCTTCTATGTTTCATAAACAGTTAGTAGTAGAATTCCGTTAA